A stretch of Candidatus Atribacteria bacterium DNA encodes these proteins:
- the rplQ gene encoding 50S ribosomal protein L17 encodes MRHKKLKGKLGRNSSHRSSLLANLSISLITHKKIETTHTKAKEVRKYVEKLVTIAKNNNLQAQREVQKVIRNKKASKVLFEEISPKYLERNGGYTRIVKTGFRKGDAASLAIIEFVE; translated from the coding sequence ATGAGACACAAGAAATTAAAAGGAAAATTAGGTCGCAATAGTAGTCATAGAAGCTCTTTATTGGCTAATTTATCTATTTCACTTATAACTCATAAGAAGATAGAGACCACACACACGAAAGCAAAAGAAGTACGAAAATATGTGGAAAAGCTGGTAACCATCGCTAAAAATAATAATTTGCAAGCCCAGAGAGAGGTGCAAAAAGTAATAAGAAATAAAAAAGCTTCTAAAGTTTTATTTGAAGAAATTAGTCCAAAGTATTTAGAGAGAAATGGCGGGTATACGCGAATTGTGAAAACTGGATTTCGAAAAGGCGATGCAGCATCTTTAGCTATAATTGAATTTGTAGAATAA